In a genomic window of Zingiber officinale cultivar Zhangliang chromosome 9B, Zo_v1.1, whole genome shotgun sequence:
- the LOC122024913 gene encoding ARMADILLO BTB ARABIDOPSIS PROTEIN 1-like — MVDAEPTGDGEELRRLLTSLSAAAEDVQSFRGRWSSVSVSAARLSAALDDLDRLKSFPLVAELLCSLLQAASSALDLAVLCRTPDPPSARLHTQSNIAAASAALQQLAADADVLRRSDALFDPPEEGSRHREPVREEARSLVIRLQIGSPESRIAALDSLLDLLRDDKNVMATVEQGAVPALVRLLDSVSVAASCHEAREKAAAAIARISAVPSCHHLLTTEGLPLLHHLARVLESDGGVAKEKACLALQTLTQTRDNALIIGSRGGIAALLEICRGGTPSSAQAAAAAVLKNLAAAQELRQKFAEENGVPVIVGVLASGTPLARENALSCLCNLSSSEESQNIKVSIFKEGALESLKNYWEAVEAGEHQNLELGIRLVRNLACFRYIAEAIAASGFLLRVTSALESSRPGARTEAAMAVAELSSVFGRARKEFEGAVTPLVRMLEAKSMEEKEVAAKVVASLMSFPVYQRLLRKEEKGIVNIVQLLDHSVLVDKKFPISILVSISKSRKCRKQMVAAGACGYLQKLAIMEVDRAKKLLEDLGRGKILGVFPRT, encoded by the coding sequence ATGGTCGATGCAGAACCTACCGGAGACGGGGAGGAACTCCGCCGCCTCCTCACCTCCCTCTCTGCCGCCGCGGAAGACGTCCAATCGTTCCGCGGCCGTTGGTCCTCCGTCTCCGTCTCCGCTGCCCGCCTCTCCGCTGCCCTAGATGACCTCGATCGTCTCAAGTCTTTCCCCCTCGTCGCCGAACTCCTCTGCTCCCTTCTCCAAGCTGCATCCTCCGCTCTTGACCTCGCCGTTCTCTGCCGCACCCCTGAccctccttccgctcggctccACACCCAGAGCAACATTGCCGCCGCCTCCGCGGCCCTTCAGCAGCTCGCCGCAGACGCCGATGTTCTCCGCCGCAGCGACGCTCTTTTCGACCCGCCGGAGGAAGGGAGTCGGCACCGAGAGCCTGTGCGGGAGGAGGCCCGGAGCCTCGTGATTCGGCTTCAGATCGGGAGCCCCGAGTCGAGGATCGCCGCGCTGGATTCTCTCCTCGACCTCCTCCGCGACGACAAGAACGTCATGGCGACCGTCGAACAGGGCGCGGTGCCGGCGCTTGTCCGCCTCCTCGACTCCGTCTCCGTCGCCGCGTCCTGCCACGAGGCGAGGGAGAAGGCCGCGGCGGCGATCGCGAGGATCTCCGCCGTGCCAAGCTGCCACCACCTCCTGACCACGGAGGGCCTGCCCCTTCTCCACCACCTCGCCCGCGTCCTCGAGTCGGACGGTGGCGTCGCCAAGGAGAAGGCTTGCCTCGCCTTGCAAACCCTAACCCAGACCAGGGACAATGCCCTCATCATCGGGTCCCGCGGCGGGATCGCAGCACTCCTAGAGATCTGCCGCGGTGGAACTCCCTCCTCCGCCCAGGCAGCCGCCGCCGCGGTGCTGAAAAATCTCGCCGCGGCGCAAGAACTCCGGCAAAAATTCGCCGAAGAGAATGGAGTCCCGGTCATCGTCGGAGTTTTAGCGTCCGGAACACCTCTTGCCCGAGAGAACGCCCTCAGCTGCCTCTGCAATCTATCTTCTAGTGAAGAATCCCAAAACATAAAAGTATCCATCTTCAAAGAAGGGGCTTTGGAATCCCTGAAGAACTACTGGGAAGCAGTTGAAGCAGGAGAGCATCAAAATCTTGAGCTGGGaattcgcttagtaagaaacttggcatgtttcaggTACATAGCAGAGGCCATCGCCGCCTCCGGCTTCCTTCTCCGCGTCACCAGCGCACTGGAGAGCTCCAGGCCAGGAGCAAGAACAGAGGCAGCCATGGCAGTAGCTGAATTATCTTCAGTTTTTGGGAGGGCGAGGAAGGAGTTTGAGGGCGCAGTCACTCCCCTGGTGCGGATGCTGGAAGCAAAATCCATGGAGGAAAAGGAAGTTGCTGCAAAGGTTGTGGCTTCTCTGATGTCATTCCCTGTGTATCAGAGATTGCTGAGGAAGGAGGAGAAGGGAATAGTAAACATCGTTCAGCTCCTCGATCACTCAGTTCTTGTCGATAAGAAGTTCCCAATTTCAATACTGGTATCGATTTCAAAGTCAAGAAAGTGTAGGAAGCAGATGGTGGCGGCCGGAGCCTGCGGGTACTTGCAGAAACTTGCGATCATGGAGGTGGATCGGGCAAAGAAGTTGCTTGAGGACTTGGGAAGAGGAAAGATACTGGGAGTATTTCCAAGAACTTGA